In [Leptolyngbya] sp. PCC 7376, a genomic segment contains:
- the miaB gene encoding tRNA (N6-isopentenyl adenosine(37)-C2)-methylthiotransferase MiaB — protein MTESRQYHITTFGCQMNKADSERMAGILEGMGYLFAEDPNEADLVLYNTCTIRDNAEQKVYSYLGRQAKRKHSKPDLTLIVAGCVAQQEGESLLRRVPEVDLIMGPQHANRLQELLEQVDSGSQIVATEPIHIVEDITKPRRDSSVTAWVNVIYGCNEHCTYCVVPGVRGTEQSRYPEAIYAEMEELGRQGFKEVTLLGQNIDAYGRDLPGTTPEGRNKYNLTDLLYFVHDVPGIERIRFATSHPRYFTERLIKACHELPKICEHFHIPFQSGDNDVLKAMRRGYTHEKYRRIIDNVRKYMPDASISADAIVAFPGETEEQFENTLKLVEDIGFDQLNTAAYSPRPGTPAAVWEDQLSEEVKSDRLQRLNRLVNQKAAERSERYAGRVEAVLVEGQNPKNPNQVMGRTSGNRLTFFEGDINELKGTIVSVRITEVRPFSLTGEPIEALVTA, from the coding sequence ATGACTGAGTCTCGCCAATATCACATCACTACCTTTGGTTGTCAGATGAATAAAGCTGACTCCGAACGTATGGCAGGTATTTTAGAAGGTATGGGTTACCTGTTTGCAGAGGACCCAAACGAGGCAGATTTAGTACTCTACAACACCTGTACTATTCGGGATAACGCAGAGCAAAAAGTTTATTCTTATCTCGGTCGTCAAGCAAAACGAAAGCATTCAAAGCCAGACTTAACACTCATCGTCGCAGGTTGTGTTGCCCAGCAAGAGGGAGAAAGTCTATTACGCCGCGTGCCCGAAGTTGATTTGATCATGGGGCCTCAGCACGCTAATCGCCTCCAAGAACTTTTAGAGCAAGTCGATAGTGGCAGTCAGATTGTCGCCACTGAGCCAATTCATATCGTTGAAGACATCACCAAGCCCCGTCGCGACAGCTCGGTAACCGCTTGGGTTAACGTGATTTATGGCTGTAATGAGCACTGTACCTACTGTGTGGTCCCCGGTGTACGAGGCACGGAGCAGTCTCGTTATCCTGAAGCGATTTACGCAGAGATGGAAGAGTTGGGTCGCCAAGGTTTTAAGGAAGTCACGCTCCTTGGTCAAAATATTGATGCCTATGGCCGTGACTTGCCTGGTACAACACCCGAAGGACGCAATAAATATAATCTGACGGATCTTTTGTATTTTGTGCATGATGTGCCGGGTATTGAGCGCATCCGTTTTGCAACCAGTCACCCTCGTTATTTCACGGAGCGTCTGATTAAAGCTTGTCACGAGCTACCAAAGATTTGTGAGCATTTTCATATTCCGTTTCAGTCCGGTGACAATGATGTCTTGAAGGCGATGCGCCGCGGTTATACTCACGAAAAATATCGTCGGATTATCGACAATGTCCGTAAATATATGCCGGATGCCTCTATTAGCGCGGATGCAATTGTGGCTTTTCCTGGTGAAACAGAAGAACAATTCGAAAATACCCTCAAATTGGTTGAGGACATTGGTTTTGATCAACTAAATACAGCAGCTTATTCGCCTCGCCCTGGAACTCCTGCGGCAGTCTGGGAAGATCAATTGTCTGAAGAAGTGAAGAGCGATCGCCTCCAACGACTGAATCGCCTAGTCAATCAAAAAGCAGCGGAACGCTCTGAGCGCTATGCGGGAAGGGTTGAGGCAGTTTTGGTGGAGGGTCAAAACCCCAAAAATCCCAATCAGGTAATGGGGCGCACTAGTGGCAACCGTCTCACTTTCTTTGAGGGTGATATCAACGAACTTAAGGGAACAATTGTTTCGGTGAGAATTACTGAAGTTCGGCCATTTAGTCTCACTGGTGAACCTATAGAAGCCCTCGTGACGGCTTAA
- the mreC gene encoding rod shape-determining protein MreC: MFSRWWQRNGFTIVFVGIGLSAVFFLRQTQGGIIQEFYALLANTSGAASAPVDEEILLQNSKLRELQNRVEELEQQNKQLKSLLDFSKELDMEVIAAPVIGRSADSWWQQITIGKGSNEGIKVGDIVSGIGGLVGRVTQVTPNSSRVMLISDANQQIGVMVTRSRHQAYLKGQSNRNNQQMAQMTFYQKVPDVEEGDLVTTSNLSVLYPPGVPIGKVVKVDKKGGPAPIATVELSASFTVLEWVMVSSFEQKPLDFEPLPEQNVEEEVS, encoded by the coding sequence ATGTTTAGCCGTTGGTGGCAACGCAACGGTTTCACGATTGTTTTTGTTGGCATCGGTCTGTCAGCTGTATTTTTTCTGCGTCAAACTCAAGGTGGGATTATCCAAGAGTTTTATGCACTGCTTGCGAATACAAGTGGTGCAGCTTCTGCTCCCGTAGATGAAGAAATTCTCTTGCAAAATAGTAAGTTGCGAGAACTACAGAATCGTGTGGAGGAGCTGGAACAGCAAAATAAACAGCTCAAATCATTGCTGGATTTCTCTAAAGAATTAGATATGGAGGTGATCGCCGCACCAGTGATTGGCCGTAGTGCTGATTCCTGGTGGCAGCAAATCACCATTGGTAAAGGCAGTAACGAAGGGATAAAAGTTGGAGATATCGTGTCAGGGATCGGCGGTTTAGTGGGCCGTGTTACTCAAGTGACGCCAAATAGTAGTCGAGTGATGCTCATTAGCGATGCTAACCAGCAGATTGGGGTGATGGTCACCCGTAGCCGCCACCAAGCTTATCTCAAGGGACAGAGTAACCGAAATAATCAGCAAATGGCACAGATGACTTTTTATCAGAAAGTCCCTGATGTTGAGGAAGGTGATTTGGTGACCACTTCGAATTTAAGTGTTTTGTACCCGCCTGGAGTGCCCATTGGAAAGGTAGTCAAAGTGGATAAAAAAGGTGGTCCTGCACCGATTGCGACAGTCGAATTATCAGCATCTTTCACGGTGTTAGAGTGGGTGATGGTTTCGTCGTTTGAGCAAAAGCCTTTGGACTTTGAGCCGTTACCAGAACAAAATGTCGAAGAAGAAGTTTCCTAG
- a CDS encoding HD domain-containing protein, giving the protein MELSDRFSEALVFAEKLHRQQSRKGSGTPYVAHLLGVASTVLEAGGNEDEAIAALLHDAVEDQGGLATRDLIQEKFGDRVTEIVMGCSDSVEGEIKLPWRERKVAYLDHLKTAPKSVRLVSMADKLYNLQSIVRDYRLVGEDLWSRFRGKKDGTLWYYQELSKIFDPEHPLTQEFKRAIATLDTLISTKSP; this is encoded by the coding sequence ATGGAATTATCAGATCGATTTTCTGAAGCATTGGTTTTTGCCGAAAAGTTACATCGCCAACAAAGCCGCAAAGGTTCTGGTACACCTTATGTTGCTCATCTGCTGGGAGTTGCCAGCACTGTTTTGGAAGCAGGTGGGAACGAGGATGAGGCGATCGCCGCACTACTTCACGATGCTGTCGAGGATCAAGGGGGCTTGGCAACGAGAGATTTGATTCAAGAAAAATTTGGAGATCGCGTTACTGAAATTGTGATGGGCTGTTCCGATAGTGTTGAAGGCGAAATCAAATTGCCGTGGCGAGAACGAAAAGTTGCTTATCTAGACCATCTTAAAACTGCTCCCAAATCTGTGCGTCTTGTGTCGATGGCCGACAAACTCTACAATCTTCAGTCCATCGTGCGAGATTATCGCTTGGTTGGTGAAGACTTGTGGTCTCGATTTCGCGGAAAAAAAGATGGCACCCTTTGGTATTACCAAGAACTAAGCAAAATATTCGATCCAGAGCATCCCTTAACTCAAGAATTTAAACGGGCGATCGCCACCCTCGACACCCTTATTTCAACCAAGTCGCCATAG
- a CDS encoding cell division protein SepF — protein MFTKLRDFLGFNETEEFEEYYEEEVDNTDYAALYPADSPAPLVEEKSRPRRLRENPTVASDFGMNSNSAPRNNVIGMPGVNNGLSEVVVCEPHSFEEMPQVIQSLRDRRSVVLNLNMMDPDEAQRAVDFVAGGTYAIDGHQERIGDSIFLFTPNCVQVTNQTGVVHEAATPVTAQPAAPRTATPTPAWNEEMAPVAQAQ, from the coding sequence ATGTTTACTAAGTTACGTGATTTTTTGGGCTTTAACGAGACCGAGGAATTCGAGGAGTATTACGAAGAAGAGGTGGATAACACCGATTACGCAGCCCTCTATCCTGCCGATAGCCCTGCGCCCCTCGTTGAAGAAAAGTCCCGCCCTCGTCGTCTCCGTGAAAACCCCACTGTAGCTTCTGATTTTGGCATGAATTCTAATTCCGCGCCCCGTAATAATGTCATTGGTATGCCTGGCGTTAACAATGGCTTATCTGAAGTTGTTGTTTGTGAGCCCCATTCTTTTGAAGAGATGCCTCAGGTCATCCAATCTCTCAGGGATCGCCGCTCTGTGGTTCTCAACCTCAACATGATGGACCCAGATGAAGCGCAACGTGCTGTTGACTTCGTTGCTGGTGGTACCTATGCAATTGATGGGCATCAAGAGCGCATTGGCGATAGCATTTTCCTCTTCACACCTAATTGTGTTCAGGTTACTAATCAGACTGGTGTTGTCCACGAAGCTGCGACTCCTGTGACTGCACAGCCCGCTGCTCCCCGTACTGCAACTCCCACACCTGCTTGGAACGAAGAAATGGCTCCCGTTGCGCAGGCACAATAA
- a CDS encoding TIGR02450 family Trp-rich protein has translation MAKKTKQRYPHLLGSKWTATQKTWGWRHFQVVNRRNEGKWVFAELVSSCDPTTRFWINAKQLKDKEMWEAGWKTLEEMNAAPEAPFWQE, from the coding sequence ATGGCAAAAAAAACAAAGCAACGATACCCACATCTCCTCGGCTCAAAATGGACAGCAACCCAGAAAACCTGGGGATGGCGACATTTTCAAGTGGTGAATCGTCGTAATGAAGGGAAATGGGTTTTTGCGGAATTAGTCTCCTCCTGTGACCCCACTACAAGGTTTTGGATTAATGCTAAGCAGCTCAAAGATAAGGAAATGTGGGAAGCGGGCTGGAAAACTCTCGAAGAGATGAATGCTGCTCCGGAAGCACCTTTTTGGCAGGAGTAG
- a CDS encoding HAD family hydrolase — translation MAFTNFLKKAAAPLRMAQRTNGKRLNLTLFCDFDGPLVDVSTRYYSTYQTALQHTKRSYEEQGQPLPIRLLTKAQFWRMKRQRVSDIEIAMKSGLQEEQITFFLDYVGKIVNGANLLHLDAMQSGINWSLGLLHSHGVKLVLVTLREEQQVHRMLDCYGLKRLFNGIYGSGDRHTAYENNIDVKTALLKEAITEQGQLSDDWLMVGDTEADIVAAQRVKIPAIALTCGIRDENYLKTYSPDHICTDLLATAHYLIDRYDNTPKNFPLNLNYCLSNALT, via the coding sequence ATGGCCTTTACCAATTTTCTCAAAAAAGCGGCAGCTCCATTGCGAATGGCACAGCGAACGAATGGTAAACGACTTAATTTAACGTTGTTTTGCGACTTTGATGGTCCTTTAGTAGATGTTTCGACAAGGTATTACAGTACCTACCAAACAGCACTACAGCACACCAAAAGGAGTTATGAGGAACAAGGTCAGCCCTTGCCAATCCGGTTATTGACGAAAGCTCAGTTTTGGCGGATGAAGCGTCAACGGGTTAGCGATATTGAAATTGCAATGAAGTCAGGTCTGCAGGAAGAGCAAATTACATTTTTCTTGGATTACGTCGGAAAAATCGTCAATGGGGCGAATCTACTCCATCTAGATGCAATGCAAAGTGGCATCAACTGGTCTTTGGGGCTCTTGCATTCTCACGGTGTGAAACTGGTTCTAGTGACTCTCCGCGAGGAGCAACAGGTACACCGGATGTTGGATTGTTACGGATTAAAACGATTATTCAACGGGATCTATGGCAGCGGCGATCGCCACACAGCCTACGAAAATAATATTGATGTAAAGACAGCTCTCCTTAAGGAAGCAATTACAGAGCAGGGCCAATTAAGTGATGACTGGCTAATGGTGGGAGATACCGAGGCGGATATTGTAGCTGCACAACGGGTGAAAATTCCGGCGATCGCCCTAACTTGCGGCATTCGTGATGAGAATTATCTCAAAACCTATAGTCCTGACCACATTTGCACGGATTTACTAGCGACTGCACACTATCTCATTGATCGCTATGACAATACTCCAAAAAATTTCCCGCTTAACCTCAATTACTGCCTATCCAACGCCCTAACCTGA
- a CDS encoding M48 family metallopeptidase, with protein sequence MAANSTKINKRSSETIKISIDGRTLLVILKRSDHRRTIQISINQEREIILHTPRSVSKAQLEDILDKRLEWIRKNLKKIEDSAAKRFIPQWIEGEIHYYLGQGYPLKISCGDHPMFEFENGVFRVCVDQPDDIHKIQFLMRRWYQRQAKTLFRERLAYWLEQTRPILQLEQTEIPLRVKAMKTRWGSCSSLGRINLNLQLIQLSLDCLDYVIVHELCHFREMNHSKRFWSLVTQCMPDWKIRRALLKQQSMATWLK encoded by the coding sequence TTGGCAGCTAATTCAACGAAAATAAATAAGAGGTCTTCTGAGACAATCAAAATTTCTATTGATGGTAGAACTCTTCTCGTCATTCTTAAACGGAGCGATCACCGCCGGACGATTCAGATTTCAATTAATCAGGAGCGAGAGATTATTCTCCATACTCCGCGTAGTGTGTCGAAGGCTCAACTCGAAGATATTTTAGATAAACGTCTTGAGTGGATTAGGAAAAACCTCAAAAAAATAGAAGACTCTGCTGCTAAGCGTTTTATTCCCCAATGGATCGAAGGAGAAATTCATTATTATTTGGGGCAAGGTTATCCGTTAAAGATTTCTTGTGGCGATCACCCAATGTTTGAATTCGAGAATGGTGTTTTTCGGGTGTGTGTTGATCAACCAGATGATATCCATAAAATTCAATTTTTGATGCGGCGTTGGTATCAGCGGCAAGCGAAGACTTTATTTCGAGAACGATTGGCTTATTGGCTAGAGCAGACAAGGCCAATTTTGCAACTGGAGCAAACGGAAATTCCGTTGCGAGTAAAAGCGATGAAAACACGATGGGGCAGTTGTAGTAGCCTTGGCCGGATTAATCTCAATCTCCAGCTAATTCAATTGTCGTTGGATTGTTTGGACTATGTGATTGTCCATGAGCTGTGTCATTTTCGCGAGATGAATCACAGCAAAAGATTTTGGAGTCTGGTGACGCAATGTATGCCTGATTGGAAGATACGTCGAGCATTACTGAAGCAACAATCTATGGCGACTTGGTTGAAATAA
- a CDS encoding rod shape-determining protein, whose amino-acid sequence MGIDLGTANTLVYVSGKGVVLEEPSVVAIDKEKGPRAVGLEAKKMLGRTPDNVVAIRPLRDGVIADFDTAELMLKHFIRRVHDGRNPLVRPRMVIGIPSGVTGVERRAVEEAAKEAGASEVYLIDEPVAAAIGAGLPVSEPTGNMIIDIGGGTTEVAVLSLDGTVLSESVRVAGDELSDSIMLYMKKVHNLVIGERTAEDIKIQLGSAYPTEEDEPIMEVRGLHLLSGLPRTVTIKAPEIRESMSEPLSVIIEAVKRTLERTPPELAADIIDRGIMLAGGGALLSGLDTLISHETGIVTHVASEPLSCVVLGTGRVLENFKDLERATNSYARYE is encoded by the coding sequence ATGGGCATTGATCTCGGCACAGCCAATACCCTTGTTTATGTGTCCGGTAAGGGAGTTGTGCTTGAAGAACCTTCCGTCGTTGCCATTGATAAAGAAAAAGGCCCTCGTGCTGTCGGTCTCGAAGCAAAGAAAATGCTGGGTCGCACACCTGATAATGTCGTCGCCATTCGCCCCCTCAGAGATGGTGTTATCGCAGATTTTGATACCGCAGAATTAATGCTGAAGCATTTTATTCGCCGCGTTCATGATGGCCGAAATCCCCTTGTTCGACCCCGTATGGTGATTGGTATTCCGAGTGGTGTAACTGGCGTTGAACGTCGTGCTGTGGAAGAAGCCGCAAAAGAAGCTGGGGCCAGTGAAGTTTATTTGATTGATGAGCCTGTGGCAGCAGCGATCGGTGCAGGTTTACCAGTGTCTGAACCGACTGGAAACATGATTATTGATATCGGTGGCGGTACTACTGAGGTGGCCGTTCTGAGTTTGGATGGCACAGTGTTGAGTGAATCCGTTCGAGTTGCTGGCGATGAACTGAGCGACTCTATCATGCTCTACATGAAGAAAGTCCATAACCTTGTTATTGGTGAGCGGACAGCTGAGGATATCAAAATTCAATTGGGTTCTGCTTATCCCACCGAAGAAGATGAGCCAATTATGGAAGTACGTGGTTTGCATCTCCTCTCTGGCTTACCAAGAACAGTAACCATTAAAGCCCCCGAAATTCGCGAGAGTATGTCTGAGCCTTTATCCGTGATTATTGAAGCGGTAAAACGTACCCTTGAACGGACGCCCCCCGAACTTGCCGCAGACATTATTGATCGAGGCATCATGTTGGCTGGTGGTGGTGCTTTACTGTCTGGCTTAGATACCTTGATTAGTCATGAAACAGGTATTGTTACTCATGTTGCATCTGAACCCCTTAGCTGCGTTGTTTTGGGTACAGGCCGCGTGCTTGAGAATTTCAAAGATCTAGAACGTGCAACTAATAGTTATGCTCGTTACGAATAA
- a CDS encoding glycosyltransferase family 39 protein, translating to MFETGDWINPWENPHHKTPGPYWLIACFYQLLGVNEIAVRLPSVLLSLGCLLLIYQIAVNLFDKQIGLLSAFILSLEFLWLRYSYLGNPDYITIFIFLTAILCLIKYSGRVVFPNSHGNLEYGILSKDLYLLLFGCCLSLMILCRGFLAGMLILSLLPYLSVSIRKFKYFQKNYFYLGIFIGLIPLGLWLYLSFQRYEVESFRALFSLFVSLSQEQRRNNGYFYYVINTLGLCFPWIFFSIIGAITYWKKKKKEHFLILGIPLSIFLMITFYETRLSHYALPLYPFLAIFAALGIHELIESWEKERSPQLLIKVISCMLGFLGSLFILLNILAQVPESWLFFEFDGLEFAYIVLPLGCAWVYLAWLIFQKKTSQEWIASLLLGQWLSFILLVASGLLTDVNPELKMMISEPEIQTVLQNHQIALFGGGKTQVLLKFYSPKVNYMAKELSDVNIDGFAWVKSEFLAKNWIQHEVVGEYKSWQLIQRK from the coding sequence ATGTTTGAAACTGGAGACTGGATTAACCCTTGGGAAAATCCTCACCATAAAACACCTGGTCCCTATTGGCTGATTGCTTGTTTTTATCAGCTACTAGGTGTTAATGAAATTGCTGTACGGTTACCCAGTGTATTATTGTCTTTGGGCTGTCTTTTGTTGATCTATCAGATTGCAGTAAATTTATTTGATAAACAGATAGGATTATTATCCGCTTTTATTTTAAGTCTTGAATTTCTCTGGCTACGTTATAGCTATTTAGGCAACCCTGATTACATCACTATTTTTATATTTCTGACAGCTATTCTATGTCTAATTAAATACAGTGGACGAGTTGTGTTTCCTAATAGTCATGGAAATCTGGAATATGGAATACTGTCGAAAGATCTTTATCTATTACTTTTTGGGTGTTGTCTATCATTAATGATTTTGTGCCGTGGCTTTCTTGCTGGGATGCTAATCCTGAGCTTATTGCCATACTTGAGTGTGTCGATACGGAAATTTAAATATTTTCAGAAAAACTATTTTTATCTTGGCATCTTCATAGGTTTGATCCCTTTAGGTTTATGGCTTTATTTGAGTTTTCAGAGATATGAAGTAGAAAGTTTTCGTGCATTATTTAGTTTGTTTGTGAGTTTGTCTCAAGAACAACGACGTAATAATGGATATTTTTATTATGTGATCAATACTCTAGGATTATGTTTTCCGTGGATATTTTTTTCGATTATTGGTGCGATCACCTACTGGAAAAAAAAGAAGAAAGAGCATTTTTTAATATTGGGCATTCCTCTCAGTATTTTTTTAATGATCACTTTTTATGAAACTCGTCTTTCTCACTATGCGCTTCCCCTCTATCCATTTCTAGCAATCTTTGCCGCACTAGGAATTCATGAGCTCATAGAGTCCTGGGAGAAAGAGCGATCTCCACAATTATTGATCAAGGTTATTTCTTGTATGTTGGGCTTTTTGGGGAGTTTATTTATTCTGCTGAATATCTTGGCTCAAGTCCCAGAAAGTTGGCTATTCTTTGAATTTGATGGCTTAGAATTTGCATATATTGTTTTGCCCTTAGGATGTGCTTGGGTTTATTTAGCTTGGCTGATTTTTCAGAAAAAAACATCTCAAGAATGGATCGCTAGTTTACTTTTAGGTCAGTGGCTGAGTTTTATTCTTTTAGTAGCATCTGGTTTGCTTACTGATGTTAATCCTGAACTAAAAATGATGATCTCAGAACCTGAAATACAAACTGTTTTACAGAATCATCAGATAGCATTATTTGGTGGTGGAAAAACTCAAGTGCTATTGAAATTTTATTCTCCTAAGGTTAACTATATGGCTAAAGAATTGAGTGATGTAAATATTGATGGTTTTGCATGGGTGAAATCTGAGTTTTTGGCTAAAAATTGGATTCAGCATGAAGTAGTGGGTGAGTATAAATCTTGGCAGCTAATTCAACGAAAATAA
- a CDS encoding YggS family pyridoxal phosphate-dependent enzyme → MSDQLANQIAFFQQQLPATTKLIAVSKTHSVEKIRAAYEVGVRDFAENRLQEALAKQKELADLKDICWHFIGHLQKNKAKKAIAHFDWIHTIDSLALAKKLNNYAATMAVVPKCCLQVKPLPDPNKFGWDFEQLQQDLSGLAACNHLKIQGLMTILPLGLTSNEILAAFTSVQKLKEQLNENSAFPFALSELSMGMSGDYELAVQAGSTMIRVGSAIFGQRSYA, encoded by the coding sequence ATGTCTGACCAACTTGCTAATCAGATCGCTTTTTTTCAGCAGCAGCTCCCTGCAACTACTAAATTGATTGCAGTCAGTAAAACCCACAGCGTTGAGAAAATTCGGGCAGCGTATGAAGTTGGTGTACGAGACTTTGCAGAAAATCGACTCCAAGAAGCCTTAGCGAAGCAAAAAGAATTAGCGGATTTAAAAGATATTTGTTGGCACTTTATTGGTCATCTCCAAAAAAATAAGGCAAAAAAGGCGATCGCCCACTTTGACTGGATTCACACTATTGACAGCCTTGCTCTGGCTAAGAAATTAAATAATTACGCTGCGACAATGGCTGTTGTGCCGAAATGTTGTCTTCAGGTCAAGCCTTTGCCTGATCCCAATAAATTTGGCTGGGATTTTGAACAGCTACAGCAAGACCTATCAGGCTTAGCGGCATGCAATCATCTAAAGATTCAGGGTTTAATGACAATTTTGCCATTGGGGCTAACTTCGAATGAAATCCTAGCCGCCTTTACCTCTGTGCAAAAACTAAAAGAGCAGCTCAACGAAAATTCTGCCTTTCCTTTCGCACTCAGTGAATTATCTATGGGTATGTCTGGTGACTATGAGCTGGCAGTGCAGGCTGGTAGCACTATGATTAGGGTCGGTAGTGCCATTTTTGGCCAGCGTAGCTACGCTTGA
- the pipX gene encoding transcriptional coactivator PipX has translation MNTESYFNHPTFGMLFLICELEDNEELFTTLYAQRLFFVVQQNKKNMVFEPITRMDARMKVEQRLRKVRRLGPSPQLDALQALYKRTFQ, from the coding sequence ATGAATACAGAGTCCTATTTCAATCACCCAACTTTTGGGATGCTTTTCTTGATCTGTGAGCTAGAAGATAACGAAGAATTATTTACGACACTTTATGCTCAACGATTATTTTTCGTGGTGCAGCAGAACAAAAAAAATATGGTTTTCGAGCCCATCACGCGTATGGATGCTCGCATGAAAGTAGAGCAGAGATTACGCAAAGTTCGTCGCCTCGGCCCTTCACCTCAACTCGATGCATTACAGGCTTTATACAAGCGTACGTTCCAGTAA
- the mreD gene encoding rod shape-determining protein MreD: MSKKKFPRSSNPWLNGFVIVVSLLVCSLLLLVRTPGMTILGFSPQWLLMWLVAWSIKRNVSIAVLVAIAVGLLHDSLMVTAFPSHIPGFVLVAWLTASWRHQRYLQEDFISLALIVFIMTFVAETVMALQHLIFGFRSFGDIWLDYQQIALASAVLSSLWAPLICTPLVRWWNQVRALDRQ; the protein is encoded by the coding sequence ATGTCGAAGAAGAAGTTTCCTAGATCGTCTAACCCTTGGCTGAACGGCTTTGTGATTGTTGTGTCACTGCTCGTTTGTTCATTACTACTACTGGTGCGAACACCCGGGATGACAATTCTCGGATTTAGCCCTCAGTGGTTATTGATGTGGCTAGTGGCATGGAGTATTAAGCGTAATGTGTCGATTGCTGTCCTCGTGGCGATCGCCGTGGGGCTACTCCACGATAGTTTAATGGTGACGGCTTTCCCTAGCCATATTCCGGGATTTGTCCTTGTGGCCTGGCTCACAGCAAGTTGGCGTCACCAGCGATATTTACAGGAAGATTTCATTTCCCTGGCATTAATTGTTTTTATTATGACCTTCGTGGCAGAGACCGTGATGGCTCTGCAACACCTGATTTTTGGGTTCCGGTCTTTTGGTGATATATGGCTCGATTATCAACAAATTGCCCTTGCTTCTGCTGTTTTAAGCAGCCTCTGGGCACCATTAATTTGTACACCTCTGGTTCGATGGTGGAATCAGGTTAGGGCGTTGGATAGGCAGTAA
- a CDS encoding MEKHLA domain-containing protein — protein sequence MTKPWLEPEAIAQVQLILDSYRHWFGEDLIARDETPETQADILFEAPMVVFSHGTQTDPIYNYGSRLGLKLWERTWEELLAMPSRESAEPNEKVQTERNQLLASSRDYGFKTGFSGVRVTKNGKRVRIEDVKLWDLLDKDGNYGGQAAVYSKWTFLD from the coding sequence ATGACAAAACCGTGGCTAGAACCCGAGGCGATCGCCCAAGTCCAGCTCATTCTGGATAGTTATCGCCATTGGTTCGGGGAAGATTTAATTGCGAGGGATGAGACTCCCGAAACTCAGGCAGACATTTTGTTTGAGGCACCGATGGTTGTTTTCTCCCATGGCACACAGACAGATCCGATTTATAACTACGGTTCTCGACTAGGCCTAAAACTTTGGGAACGAACTTGGGAAGAGCTTTTAGCCATGCCCTCGCGCGAATCAGCAGAACCCAATGAAAAGGTGCAAACAGAGCGAAATCAGCTGTTAGCATCTAGTCGGGATTATGGTTTTAAAACGGGTTTTTCTGGGGTGCGAGTGACAAAAAACGGTAAACGCGTCCGAATCGAAGATGTTAAGCTTTGGGACTTACTCGATAAAGACGGAAATTATGGTGGTCAGGCTGCCGTATATTCTAAATGGACATTTTTAGATTAG